The Megasphaera stantonii genome includes a window with the following:
- a CDS encoding PepSY domain-containing protein, whose product MNRSTIACCLLALAALLSLSGCGQTAESAAAKPAEQPAPASQQQRAADISTDDALSIALDHAGVSANQAYNVKIDRDRDASIPVYDVEFETDYGDYDFEIDIRSGDIVGSDYEVKDEWARRQDRHPVSIDEAKDIVLSKVPGASPQDVQIWRESDDGAPRYEGRLFTGTMYYEFEIDPDTGIILDWNADKRK is encoded by the coding sequence ATGAATCGAAGCACTATTGCCTGCTGTCTCCTGGCCTTGGCCGCCCTGCTCTCCCTGAGCGGCTGCGGCCAGACGGCGGAATCTGCGGCGGCAAAGCCGGCAGAGCAGCCAGCTCCCGCATCGCAGCAACAGCGCGCCGCCGACATCAGCACCGATGACGCCCTGTCCATCGCCTTGGACCATGCCGGTGTTTCTGCGAATCAGGCGTACAACGTAAAAATAGACCGCGACAGGGACGCCTCCATTCCCGTATACGACGTGGAATTTGAAACGGATTACGGCGACTACGATTTTGAAATCGACATACGCAGCGGAGACATCGTCGGCTCCGATTACGAAGTCAAGGACGAATGGGCCCGCCGTCAGGACAGGCATCCCGTTTCCATAGACGAAGCGAAGGACATCGTCTTATCCAAGGTTCCCGGCGCTTCGCCGCAGGACGTGCAGATCTGGCGCGAGTCCGACGACGGTGCGCCGCGCTATGAAGGACGGCTTTTCACCGGCACGATGTATTACGAATTTGAAATCGACCCGGACACGGGCATTATACTGGATTGGAATGCCGATAAGAGAAAATAG